The segment CACCAACTGAAGAAGATTGGTCATACGCACAAAAAATCGTCACAATGGAAAAACTCCATTGGGCAATTCAAAGCTTCCACCCATACAAAGCAGCAGGTCCGGACGGAATCTTCCCAGCGCTCCTGCAATGGGGAGGACCATACATCTCATATAGACTATTAAGACTAATGAGAGCATGCCTGGCTTTTCGATATGTCCCCAAAAAATGGAGGGAGGTCAAAGTAGTCTTTATCCCAAAGCCAGGTAAAGGAGACTACACAAGCGCAAAATCTTACAGACCAATCAGCCTGACATCCTTTGCTCTAAAAACCCTGGAAAGGTTATGTGAGCGAGAGCTGAGGGACGGTGCGCTAAGAAACAACCCCCTGCATCCGAATCAGCACGCATATAGCTCGGGGAAATCAACAGAATCAGCGCTTCATCTGGTAGTAAGCCGGATAGAGGAGGCAATAGAACAAAAAGGCATCTGCCTTGGCACCTTTATAGACATTGAGGGAGcctttgataaaacaaacttcGTTAGCATAACAACGAGCTTACTCAGACACAGAGTTAACCCGATGCTAACTGATTGGATCACAAACATGCTCAGCAAACGCGTGGTACGCTTTGAAGATGATGACAAATCAGCACTAATAGCCAGAGGATGTCCACAGGGAGGGGTACTGTCCCCGCTCCTGTGGAATCTAGTGATTAATGATctcatcacaaaactaaacgCAAACCACGACTACACAATAGGTTATGCGGATGACCTTGCCATCCTCATCTCAGGCAAGGTAACTGACACTATCTGCAACCTTACTCAACAGGCCCTACGAATCGTAGAACAGTGGTGCAGGGAATTTGACCTTTCAGTAAACCCCACCAAGACTGAGTTAgtcatgttcacaaacaaacgaacgttGGGACCGTACAAACTACCTAAACTCTTCAATACAGAACTCAAACTATCCAACGAAGTCAAATACCTTGGCGTCACTCTGGACAGTAAGCTGAAATGGAGTAATCATATAGACAATAAAGTAAACAGAGCCAGCATTACCTTTTGGCAATGTAAGAAAATGATAGGGAAGAAATGGGGCTTATCCCCTAAGATAATACTATGGCTATACAAAACAGTGATCCGCCCCATGATCACTTACGGCGCCTTAGTCTGGTGGCCCAAAACTGACCAAACTACAGTCGCAAATAAACTGGCGCGAGTCCAAAGACAAGCCTGCATGGCAGCCACAGGTGGCATGAGGACAACACCAACGGCAGCGTTGGAAGCCATGCTAGGTCTGCCGCCGCTGAACCTCTTTGCACAGCAAGAAGCAGCAATGACGGCTCTAAGACTCAAAACCCTTAATCTCTGGAGCAAGTTGCCTACAAAACACACAACTAtactaaacaatctttatgcagactttcccattatgcaggctataaacgaccgcatacccaaagtctttatattcgataagaaatacaggatccaactttttgaggatcatcgttacgagggacataatcccaaagaactaagaattttcaccgacggatccaaaacaagcaccggcacaggttcaggcatcttctcagaagacctaaacatacacatattcacacccctaggagtacataatacagtattccaagctgaatgtataggcatctccctagcggccgaagcagtcataaagcgggaagtaaccggtcactctatccgaatactctcagatagcatggcagtaatacaggccctaagcaaacactgcgcaaactccggccttatacacgagtgccaccaacggttaaacaaggtaggcagtttaaataacataaccattcaatggataaaaggacacagtggctcccgaggcaacgatgcagcggatgagctggcgagaaggggatcagaccaaacagcagtaggaccagaacccatactgccactccccttcggccacctacgaacactggtaagacagcgtactaggcacaaacacaaccacctctggactaaccacagcgcgtgcaggcaggcgaagatggccctcccgaccatcaacgatcgcctcactaaacagctgatgggcctatcaaagcagaatttacgtaagtttacggcagttctaactggacacggctccttcaataaacacctctatgttataggagttacagacagtcccttatgcagagcctgcatgggggaagaagaaacagcggcacacgtgctactagactgccctgaaaccgccatatacagggctaagtacttcggtaacccaggtactatccaagagatagtcagcagaattaaacctctgctggcttttctcgaggagttggggtggatcgagtgaataaacacccattatcaccctcacacgcaaaatacgcgctttgtcgtggagttgcggaaaccagcccgagtaatctaatctaatctaatctaaataTGGCCcctaaaagtaaaagtaaccttataaagtaaagaaatatttattgtcaGGTGGGTGCTATTGTGAACGCAGCTAACTCAATGCTGAGAGCTGGTGGTGGAGTGGACGGAGCCATTCATCGTGCAGCTGGCTCATATCTACAGGTAAAGGATATACAAATGAAAAACACATACCTAATGTTATTTCATCAATGAGGACAATacttcacaaaaataagttgttattctaatatttttcaCTTTCAGTACCgccttttaatttaatttcccaGAAAAGTACTCCAATCTCAATGTCCTCAAAtcagaattttataataaaatgttttgatacTTGCTAAACAAAGTAAAAGACTCGTAATTAATGCTGAGAAAATGctacccacacccacatactcaaTACATACTCAAccttcaaataattattttgcagGAGGAATGCAATACACTTGGAGGTTGCCCAACTGGAGAGGCCAAGATATCTGGTGGATACAACTTACCAGCTAAATGTAAGTAAGACACTATTTTTAAATAGGATTAAATCacactattataataaagatgaaAGTTCATGAATGTATGTGTATGCTTCTTCACCCAATAACAATaagatactttttatctgggtgcaggAAGTAATTCCTTCAAGAAGAAGCAGATGAAACTGTTGGTAGAAGCTAGTAACTCTTTATTTTCTGTTGCCATCTgggtgtttttaatttaattatgtaatttgtaatctcatattacaaaaataatgataaccCTTGTACACTAGTGTAGTGGACAAGGATaaccttatttttaaataatatgaatttttTCCTTAGCCAACTCTAAATGGATTTTCCCATTGATTTCAAACTCTTGCCTActtaagtttttaatatttttattttttacagatgTAATCCACACAGTAGGCCCACAAGATGGTTCAGCCGAAATGCTACGCAGATGTTATAAAAATTCCCTCACGTTCCACGCATCTCACAAGATCGACTCTATAGCATTCCCTTGTATATCCACGGGAATCTACGGTTTCCCTAACCGTTTGGCTGCCCACATTGCTTTAGCTGAGGCTCGTCAATTCTTAGAGAAGAATGATGGGATGGAcagaattatattttgtttattcatgCCGATTGATGTCCAAATCTATGAGACGTTGATGCAATTGTATTTTCCAGTAGTTGACCATAACTATGCTGAGAATATGTAAATGTTAATGTTGTTTTGTCACAGTGTAGTATATTAACATAATAAGATAATATATATGCTAGGAATCAGTTAGTAATCTCATAGAATGTGTGTTTTGAAGTCATTTGTTAGTAAAACTAAAGTTGGCACTAGTTTTGGGGAAAAGGGACAAAGTAACTTCTTCCAATATTTTCCGATTAAATCTACACTGTGACTAATATCCTAAAATATGCTTTGAAGATAATCACTGTTCAAAAACCTTCATAAGGTTGACTGAAAGTctgaacttgttttttttttttttaatttccatgCTTTTGTATAGAATACCAAATCATGTGATATTTGGGCAAAAATTGTGACTTGTGATGTTTTACTGCAAtttttaccaagttatttgtaataaacttctgataaaataaactgttttaATAGCTAGCCTCTCCACAGCAAAAAGTTCATGGAAAACTGTTAAATACCTATAACTTTGTACcaaatcatatttaaaaattcatatttACTTTCTCCGGTCCAGGgaactgaagaaaaaaatatttaaacaatcatatttatttcttttttttattaacataataatattaaactaaTTACAAGTTACTGCACaggtacatatttacaaattaactgACTAGTCGTGCCATAATGTAAACAgcataattcatttttaatgtaTGTGCCTGTTTTCGTTGGTAAATGGCAACCCCAAAAGAAGATTACAAACGCTGTCACTGCGCTGGATTGCCTGACCATAGAGATATAAGAAGACAATCCTTTCTTACACCCaatgcttttattttgttttattacctaagcacggaataaggaaagatgagcagagatagGCAGGAAGGCCAGACACCTTTTTCTAGATCAAATTAGTATGGTGGGCATGACTAAAACGGATTTAGGGAGTTCAagttctttgagatatctgtcaatgatttttggtattacaaaaaaggtCTGGTCCATAGAATGCGaaaatagtaacgttcctcgtcccccgctcactcGCATTTTGGTAAGCTATTTTCTTAGGCGATTtctccgctaatcattttgttctccatggacctaacattttaattggctaataaaatactatgtttgtgttgtgttttctGATGTGTCTTCAAGGCTGTTTGCTGAGCGAAGGTGGCGGGACAAAACTCGCATTTGTAAGGCCGTTCACCAGTGTGGGTACGACGGTGATTCGCCAATATTCTGTTCgcctgaaataaatatttgaaaaaattatCGTCATTTTTAGATTTCATTACGGAATTTAATCAAGTGGGAGAGAAAAATGTATTGCAAttaggacttaaaaaaatatttaaaaaatgttgtttccCGCTACTTAACTGTGCCTCATTGGAACTAAATCCCGTattggataaaataaagccatGGAGTAGCTTCCCAATagtcaaagaatttttcaaatctgttcagtagttttagaaccacaaataaacaaaaatgtttcctatttattatattggaaTATAATTGGAACATTGAttcttatattagtaggtatggataaaatataaatcagaaATACTAATACTTACACTAAATCCTCTTCCACATagatcacatattttatttttaggcaaTGGTATCTTTTCGTGTACACCTTTTATGTGTTTACGCAAGCCATAACCATTcgaaaaatactgaaacaaatacattaaaatacataaagaaataaCATGGGCGTAGAAAAAACATATACGGTAATATGAGGAGCATATTAGTAATATAATAGATAGATAATTTCTCattaaacatataatttacaaattatctcTATTATTTAGTCTGGGGTGGATCTTTAGTCCCATTTGGGCGCCAATCACTTGAAGGCGGAAGTCCCACTTGGGCGCCAACTTTTTCTATACTAGATGCATACCTACAATCTTTCATCTTTATGATTAATTACATACTTCGTTTTAAATATGCAATTGATATACAAGAAATAACGTTATTTACCTGCTAGGTACGCTAtttactaaacaaataaatggaCCTTTTGCAACAgttaattgaaaacaaaaagatGGGACATACCTTATTACATATCTCGCAATAATGCTTCGTGACTTTCATATGCGCTAATCTGTAATGATTGTTCTTGTACACCATACGGGTAAATATTTTACCACAGTCTGGACAtggtattctgaaaaaaaaaaccttttttaagatgtttttgtataatttgtacATAATCCGTTAAAAGTTAATGTACAGAACACTACATAAgtgttatatattatttaagtaacctctatacatataataaatacctTATATGCctgtcaaaagtaaataatacatGAAAAAGTACACTCACCGTTCTTTCTTCTTAGGTTTATGTTTAACCGACTCCTGCAaatgtcttttatatttataaatgctGGGAAACTGTATATCGCATTCCACACAGTACCGCATTTCCTTATTAGAGTCGAGAGCCTGCAAAGACGATAGTAGTTCCGGATGCTCAGCTCTTAAATGGCTCTTGTAGAATTTGTATGCACGGTACTGCCGATTGCATATGGTACATTGCTGGGGTTGGTGGTTcctactaaaaaaaatatatgtgagaACATATAGTTTAGTTGTTAGAAATAGTTGTTgagggaaataaaaaaaacacgcaatttgttactgttaaCTAGAGCAGAAAAAACTGTGAAATCGCGCCTTAATGCTGGTATGGCGATAGTTTCGgggcgtctacacggtgcatgtagctggagcaagtcaacgtgcgcaagtgacaagagcacgcgggttagtattttgctttggtacatgcgcgagtcgctggacccgcacttttttaaaacaatataatgtatcccaacatgcgcaagctacttgcaccgtgtagatgcatccTAAATAAGATATCAATGATAAATGCCCCGAAATAAACATGAATAACTCAAtctttctctgtgtgagaagaggcctgtgcccagcagtgggacgataaaaggtttataataaatacttacaagaTATGTCTTTCTAGTTTACGCCTACTCGTGAACTTTTTATTGCAGTGATCACAAATAGCTATCTTATGCATTGATTTGTAGTGTTCGCTAAATACTCTGAGAGATCTGTAAGCCAAAAAATACCATTGTAAATACAGAAGAGAAATACAATGGGAATCCGAATATGAAGTAATATTAtcattaagaaaatatatgtataaaaatttcggcaccctgataaaaagtagactatatgcttcctcgataaatgggctatctaacactgcaaTAATTCTTCATACTTCATACACACCAATACCTCCCGAGATTAGCAGTTTCAAGCAAAAACctgatttttaatattatttagatatttcTCACTTACCCAAATTCCAATGAGCACTCCTTACAAGTATGAACCTTTGTGTGCGCTATGTTAAAATGTTTCTTCATTCCTCGGAATCTAGTAATTTCTCCACAAAGCTTGCATTGTAACATGAGTGTATGGACTCTCCAATGTTCTTCAAGATTGGACTgcgaatttatatttttttgtttgcatgCCAAGCAAGATGTTGGGTATTCTATCTGTAAtaaattttgttattaaaagaCGTAATAATTATATATACTTTCCATACAGCAGTTAATAAAGTATTGCTTttgcaatgaaataaaattgagtaCATAGAGAAAATTTATCTTTGCACCACCTCATTTCAAACAGCCCTGTTTTTGATAACCGCTAGCATGCTAGTAATGTGGTATGGCAGATACTGTCAGAATCTGACTGCAAGGCTGGAACATTATTACGAAAGCAGAAACATAAAACTAATGTACCTTCAAATGACGAAAGGTTTGATGTCTGAAATAGTCCAATTCTCTTACATATCCAAGACTGCATTCCATACATTTATAAGGAAATGATTCTAAAGTACGTTTTGCTCTGTCTTTGTCTAAAAATTGCTCTATGGCCTCGTCATTTAAACAAACCTCCTCTGAATGCTCTTTACGATTGAACAAAACCTCTTTCTTTGTGATTGTCgcatatttttcatataactttttaatactttgagat is part of the Helicoverpa zea isolate HzStark_Cry1AcR chromosome 26, ilHelZeax1.1, whole genome shotgun sequence genome and harbors:
- the LOC124642859 gene encoding zinc finger protein 436-like isoform X2 — translated: MDVKVECERLLWICHGCLSADRNLACVTGHNKTLFNGLRGDVTHQFKDLLLCWECVALINKLGLFRSRIKTAQYRLLQFVKTFESDLPITLSHIKITQKQQYDYEYKYIDEEEQKHIILDHKDKLPDQNETIIEYKDENITEIDPEIKIEYNEDIKDEIDNISYNNDTDYEEFKLEHDLDCTIENKKPKKRIKQSQSIKKLYEKYATITKKEVLFNRKEHSEEVCLNDEAIEQFLDKDRAKRTLESFPYKCMECSLGYVRELDYFRHQTFRHLKIEYPTSCLACKQKNINSQSNLEEHWRVHTLMLQCKLCGEITRFRGMKKHFNIAHTKVHTCKECSLEFGSLRVFSEHYKSMHKIAICDHCNKKFTSRRKLERHILNHQPQQCTICNRQYRAYKFYKSHLRAEHPELLSSLQALDSNKEMRYCVECDIQFPSIYKYKRHLQESVKHKPKKKERIPCPDCGKIFTRMVYKNNHYRLAHMKVTKHYCEICNKYFSNGYGLRKHIKGVHEKIPLPKNKICDLCGRGFSANRILANHRRTHTGERPYKCEFCPATFAQQTALKTHQKTQHKHSILLAN
- the LOC124642859 gene encoding zinc finger protein 58-like isoform X1 — encoded protein: MDVKVECERLLWICHGCLSADRNLACVTGHNKTLFNGLRGDVTHQFKDLLLCWECVALINKLGLFRSRIKTAQYRLLQFVKTFESDLPITLSHIKITQKQQYDYEYKYIDEEEQKHIILDHKDKLPDQNETIIEYKDENITEIDPEIKIEYNEDIKDEIDNISYNNDTDYEEFKLEHDLDCTIENKKPKKRIKQSQSIKKLYEKYATITKKEVLFNRKEHSEEVCLNDEAIEQFLDKDRAKRTLESFPYKCMECSLGYVRELDYFRHQTFRHLKIEYPTSCLACKQKNINSQSNLEEHWRVHTLMLQCKLCGEITRFRGMKKHFNIAHTKVHTCKECSLEFGSLRVFSEHYKSMHKIAICDHCNKKFTSRRKLERHIFRNHQPQQCTICNRQYRAYKFYKSHLRAEHPELLSSLQALDSNKEMRYCVECDIQFPSIYKYKRHLQESVKHKPKKKERIPCPDCGKIFTRMVYKNNHYRLAHMKVTKHYCEICNKYFSNGYGLRKHIKGVHEKIPLPKNKICDLCGRGFSANRILANHRRTHTGERPYKCEFCPATFAQQTALKTHQKTQHKHSILLAN
- the LOC124642861 gene encoding macro domain-containing protein CT2219-like produces the protein MLSPAMQKVTDKIQFICKNTGVYKSHYCSLTKMAQPKWKIEKEKVLNLSPEERKKAGMYKNKTVVTLDMVDPWHNYTIRNKSIVDLKPIQDDLTEFSKIKIDSSQNKALSQKVSIFKGDITQLEVGAIVNAANSMLRAGGGVDGAIHRAAGSYLQEECNTLGGCPTGEAKISGGYNLPAKYVIHTVGPQDGSAEMLRRCYKNSLTFHASHKIDSIAFPCISTGIYGFPNRLAAHIALAEARQFLEKNDGMDRIIFCLFMPIDVQIYETLMQLYFPVVDHNYAENM